Proteins from a single region of Deltaproteobacteria bacterium:
- a CDS encoding DUF4026 domain-containing protein — NAFHARTGDWLRDAASASVPPAPTSFFSVHSVFDDSRKGRGTWLHTHGLHRMGCIELDVVGVRRRDAAALGELINSVARFFLDCGVPPPHTRFHAGNDLPLVWLPWEAGLQQVDVTLGGMTDRDADHGGERGILFAPAKDSSERLETPRCYVPMIEADPIFYVSSAETERMQRLARERLPSFLALQSRYAKNRKWDFHVKLGLATDGDGDDHTCGGAEHLWFDVHGATAKSVDGTLLNQPFRIASLRQGHRGTFDLRLLTDWSIESPRGRYTPESVLQLERGLTNDRVAARPLLH; from the coding sequence AATGCGTTCCACGCGAGGACCGGCGACTGGTTGCGGGACGCGGCGTCCGCGAGCGTCCCTCCCGCCCCGACGAGCTTCTTCAGCGTTCATTCCGTCTTCGACGACAGTCGGAAGGGTCGCGGGACGTGGTTGCACACCCACGGTCTGCACCGGATGGGCTGCATAGAGCTGGACGTCGTGGGCGTCCGCCGTCGCGACGCGGCTGCGCTCGGGGAGCTGATCAACAGCGTCGCGAGGTTCTTCCTCGACTGCGGAGTGCCGCCGCCGCATACCCGGTTCCACGCGGGTAATGACCTTCCGCTCGTGTGGCTCCCCTGGGAGGCTGGGCTGCAGCAGGTCGATGTGACTCTGGGCGGCATGACAGACCGGGACGCCGACCATGGCGGCGAGAGAGGAATCCTGTTCGCCCCGGCGAAGGACTCATCGGAGCGGCTGGAAACGCCGCGCTGCTACGTCCCCATGATCGAGGCAGACCCGATCTTCTACGTGTCGTCCGCCGAGACCGAGCGCATGCAGCGGCTGGCGCGCGAGCGGCTTCCCTCGTTCCTCGCGCTCCAGAGCAGGTACGCGAAGAACCGGAAGTGGGACTTCCACGTCAAGCTCGGACTCGCCACGGACGGCGACGGCGACGACCACACCTGCGGCGGAGCGGAGCACCTCTGGTTCGATGTCCATGGGGCAACCGCCAAGAGCGTGGACGGCACGCTCCTCAACCAGCCCTTCAGGATCGCCAGCTTGCGCCAGGGTCACCGCGGCACGTTCGACCTGCGGCTTCTCACAGACTGGTCAATCGAGTCACCGCGGGGGCGATACACGCCCGAGTCGGTACTTCAGCTCGAGCGAGGCCTGACGAACGACCGCGTCGCGGCGCGACCGTTGCTCCACTGA